In Leuconostocaceae bacterium ESL0723, the following proteins share a genomic window:
- a CDS encoding ATP-binding protein, with the protein MNNNEWKLGIVDSVAEGYISFVSNYSDLGDKIGNGEIFTVKGINDFVYSKIGIDTYILMKISKVKNGNEEPLKQANSFLSVNKISFFAEPLGTLENGKFISGAAQFPMVGTPVFGVSDEILSMFFSSIGDHLISLGTVNNYPSVAPDLNLQKLLTSHLAIVGNTGSGKSTTLRVLIDRIHAVEDYLKPLFKMFIFDVHGDYSELDFVTHINIKDMHLVLKNLSIDDWSSALLPSEKTQKPILRRAISIARISNQNKKYLYAMLTKLALEDTTQEAFSSLKRTVTKWFKRALSNENDLDDLLKKWTLVYGVESEEKEAIENKINAIIEESPQKSINGLINQDNQNDFTLDDLEEAFDIVFGEEEVQGNRKSRTNSETMMARFRNLKNRYGTKRGILNPDNGEEITLRKDDANWKKKKIFILNLTELDDVALRLVSNYLVRSVFNFNLHFRREERELMPFNYLYLDEAHRYVQNSQDDESTIFDTVAREGRKFNVYLGIISQIPSDLSKTVMSQVGAYFIHRIQNSVDLDYIRRNVPSVSNAMVARLPILPAGTALLSGNAFDVPFELNVSAGNYGEASSSLSPLKE; encoded by the coding sequence ATGAATAATAACGAATGGAAACTAGGTATTGTTGACTCTGTCGCCGAAGGTTATATTTCATTTGTTTCGAATTACAGTGACTTGGGTGACAAAATTGGCAATGGTGAAATATTCACTGTGAAAGGAATAAACGACTTTGTCTATTCTAAAATAGGCATTGATACATACATCCTGATGAAAATTTCAAAAGTAAAAAATGGTAACGAAGAGCCATTAAAACAGGCAAATTCCTTTTTATCGGTGAATAAAATATCATTCTTTGCTGAACCGCTCGGCACATTGGAAAACGGCAAATTCATTTCCGGTGCCGCTCAATTTCCAATGGTTGGTACACCAGTATTTGGTGTGAGTGACGAAATATTGTCAATGTTCTTTTCAAGCATCGGAGACCATCTGATTAGTTTAGGAACAGTTAACAATTATCCAAGCGTTGCACCTGATTTAAACTTACAAAAACTGTTGACCTCACACTTAGCAATAGTCGGAAATACAGGATCTGGAAAATCAACTACCCTACGGGTTTTAATTGATCGTATTCATGCAGTTGAAGATTATTTAAAGCCCCTCTTCAAAATGTTTATTTTTGATGTCCATGGCGACTACTCTGAATTAGATTTTGTAACACACATCAATATAAAAGATATGCACCTAGTACTTAAAAATTTAAGTATTGATGACTGGTCCTCCGCACTGTTACCCAGCGAAAAAACGCAAAAACCGATACTACGAAGGGCAATATCAATTGCACGAATCTCCAATCAAAACAAAAAATATCTGTATGCCATGCTAACTAAGCTTGCTTTAGAGGACACAACCCAGGAAGCTTTTTCCTCTTTGAAGCGAACAGTGACAAAATGGTTCAAACGAGCTTTGTCGAATGAAAACGACTTAGATGACTTATTGAAAAAGTGGACGCTAGTATACGGAGTTGAATCAGAAGAAAAGGAAGCAATCGAGAATAAAATTAACGCTATCATCGAAGAAAGTCCTCAGAAATCAATCAATGGGTTAATAAATCAGGATAATCAAAACGATTTTACTCTTGACGATTTAGAAGAGGCATTTGATATAGTTTTTGGAGAAGAAGAGGTACAGGGGAATAGAAAGTCCAGAACTAACTCTGAGACCATGATGGCCCGTTTTAGAAATTTGAAAAATCGTTATGGAACTAAGCGAGGAATTCTAAATCCTGATAATGGCGAAGAAATAACTCTGAGGAAAGATGATGCAAATTGGAAGAAGAAAAAAATATTTATACTCAATTTAACGGAATTAGATGATGTGGCTTTGCGATTGGTCTCAAACTATTTGGTTCGTTCAGTTTTTAATTTTAATTTACACTTTCGTCGGGAAGAAAGAGAACTCATGCCCTTTAATTATCTTTATCTGGATGAGGCCCATCGATATGTGCAAAATTCCCAGGATGACGAGAGCACCATTTTTGATACAGTTGCGAGAGAAGGTCGGAAATTTAATGTTTACCTTGGAATAATTAGTCAAATTCCAAGTGACTTATCAAAAACGGTTATGTCACAAGTGGGAGCCTACTTCATTCACCGCATTCAAAATTCTGTTGATTTAGACTATATACGCAGGAATGTCCCATCGGTTTCAAATGCAATGGTGGCAAGATTACCAATCCTGCCTGCTGGTACCGCCTTGCTCTCTGGAAATGCGTTTGATGTGCCTTTTGAACTGAATGTTAGTGCTGGTAATTATGGTGAAGCTTCGTCTTCACTTTCACCACTTAAGGAGTAA
- a CDS encoding GMP reductase, producing the protein MKTFDYDDIRLLPQKSILKSRREADTSVTLGDHQFKLPVMPANMATVIDEELAEWLAGNGYFYVMHRFQPETRFDFVKNIQAKGLIASISLGITDGEYDLINQFKANQITPEYITIDVAHGHSDYVIKMVHYIKENLPGTFLIVGNLGTPAAIVEIEAAGADATKVGIGPGKACITKDKTGFGTNGWQLAAIAQCAQVANKPIIADGGIRHNGDIAKSIRFGAKMVMIGSMFAGHDETPGKLIEENGQTYKAYYGSASAAQKGHERNVEGRSLMVPYKGSIQSTLTAMQEDLQSAISYAGGKDLSSLKTVDYVVLNDY; encoded by the coding sequence ATGAAAACATTTGACTACGACGACATTCGCCTCTTACCACAGAAGAGTATCTTAAAGAGCCGCCGTGAGGCCGATACGAGCGTGACCCTGGGTGACCACCAGTTCAAGTTGCCAGTTATGCCCGCCAACATGGCCACTGTCATTGACGAAGAGCTGGCTGAATGGCTGGCAGGAAACGGCTACTTTTACGTGATGCACCGCTTTCAACCCGAAACACGGTTCGACTTCGTCAAGAATATTCAGGCCAAGGGCCTGATTGCTTCCATTAGTCTGGGCATTACTGATGGCGAATATGACCTGATTAATCAGTTCAAGGCCAACCAGATTACGCCTGAATATATCACCATCGATGTGGCCCACGGTCATTCCGACTACGTGATTAAGATGGTCCACTATATCAAGGAAAATCTGCCGGGAACCTTCCTGATTGTTGGTAACCTTGGTACGCCGGCCGCTATTGTCGAAATCGAAGCGGCTGGGGCGGATGCCACCAAGGTTGGGATTGGCCCGGGAAAGGCCTGCATCACCAAGGATAAGACCGGCTTTGGTACCAACGGCTGGCAACTAGCGGCCATCGCCCAGTGCGCCCAGGTGGCCAACAAGCCAATCATCGCGGATGGTGGGATTCGCCATAACGGCGACATCGCCAAGTCAATCCGCTTCGGTGCTAAGATGGTCATGATTGGCTCCATGTTTGCCGGCCACGATGAAACGCCCGGGAAACTCATCGAAGAAAACGGCCAAACCTACAAGGCCTACTACGGCTCAGCCTCAGCCGCCCAGAAGGGTCACGAACGCAACGTCGAGGGCCGCAGCCTAATGGTGCCATACAAGGGCAGCATTCAATCAACCCTAACGGCTATGCAAGAAGACCTCCAGTCCGCCATTTCCTATGCTGGTGGTAAGGATCTCAGCAGTCTAAAAACCGTGGACTACGTTGTTTTAAATGACTACTAA
- a CDS encoding xanthine phosphoribosyltransferase: MQELEARIQAEGRVLGDDILKVDSFLNHQIDPKLMQAMGNEFARIFADQGVTKILTVESSGIAPAVMAGLALDVPVVFARKSKSRVLADDAYTADVYSYTKQTTNQIRIDKHFLSAADHVLLIDDFLANGQALLGLMSLANQADADIIGAGIVIEKSFQPGRQAALDAGLTQIASLARIADFKDGQVVFVDEDN, translated from the coding sequence ATGCAGGAATTGGAGGCACGAATCCAAGCTGAAGGTCGCGTCCTGGGCGACGACATCTTAAAGGTCGATTCCTTTTTAAACCATCAAATCGACCCCAAGTTAATGCAGGCCATGGGCAATGAGTTCGCCCGGATCTTTGCTGACCAGGGTGTGACCAAGATTTTGACGGTTGAGTCATCCGGGATTGCGCCAGCAGTCATGGCCGGCCTAGCCTTGGACGTCCCGGTGGTCTTTGCCCGTAAAAGCAAGTCTCGGGTCCTGGCCGACGACGCTTACACGGCCGATGTTTACTCCTACACCAAGCAGACGACCAACCAGATTCGCATCGACAAGCACTTCCTCTCGGCTGCCGACCATGTTCTATTAATCGATGACTTCCTAGCTAACGGGCAGGCCTTATTGGGTCTGATGTCATTGGCCAACCAGGCGGACGCCGACATCATTGGGGCTGGGATTGTGATTGAAAAGTCCTTCCAACCTGGCCGGCAAGCTGCCCTGGATGCTGGTCTAACACAGATTGCTTCCCTGGCCCGGATTGCAGACTTTAAGGACGGCCAAGTGGTCTTTGTTGACGAAGATAACTAA
- a CDS encoding SIR2 family protein: MDEEKKQYKIYESGFEANNFELKDSNDIQIYLKNILPSNTNLNILIGSGCSLPAVPTMNNTFNELKVNNPKISTLIEIYKDSSLSKENDPNAENIELFLSWLGNRIDGLSQNELSNNEPEVRKSIIEALISSIVKGSSEHDDFSDENNKSNSKFQKTLQTYITFLKNLAFIKQLSNDQNDIINIFTPNYDLFIESALDSLGYSYTDGFRNSVHPSFDTTEYNRRPVDITKRFRDRWSIIKPFFRVYKLHGSLDWTQDKSKAVFKNTNVQTRKISELAEAVIAPTSSKYADSLGSPFSDLFREFSIELTRSNSILLINGYGFGDEHINDFIIQALGRPDFKLIVFLNENERNAKNFMMKVGNAAGATFITNSKNGKDAHYFSTVTNLLKYNNPFEKDDGIESSNDKDINEDE, encoded by the coding sequence ATGGATGAAGAGAAAAAACAGTACAAAATTTACGAATCCGGTTTTGAAGCAAATAATTTTGAACTTAAAGACAGTAATGACATTCAAATTTATTTGAAAAACATCTTACCATCGAATACTAACCTAAATATTTTAATCGGCTCAGGATGCTCCTTACCAGCTGTGCCCACCATGAATAATACTTTTAACGAATTAAAAGTAAATAATCCAAAAATTTCCACTTTAATTGAAATATACAAAGACAGCTCATTGTCAAAAGAAAATGACCCCAACGCAGAGAATATAGAATTATTTTTATCATGGCTAGGTAATCGTATTGACGGTTTATCACAAAACGAGCTATCAAATAATGAACCGGAGGTGCGGAAATCAATCATAGAAGCATTAATTTCTTCAATTGTAAAGGGCTCAAGTGAGCACGATGATTTTTCGGATGAAAATAATAAATCCAACTCAAAATTTCAGAAAACACTCCAAACCTATATTACATTTCTAAAAAATTTGGCTTTTATAAAGCAATTGTCAAATGATCAAAATGACATTATTAATATATTCACCCCTAACTATGACCTCTTTATTGAATCAGCCTTAGATTCTCTGGGCTATTCATATACTGATGGTTTCAGAAACTCAGTTCACCCTTCTTTTGATACCACCGAATATAATCGCCGTCCAGTAGATATAACAAAAAGATTTCGTGACAGATGGTCTATAATCAAACCCTTTTTCAGAGTTTACAAGTTACATGGGTCTCTAGACTGGACACAGGATAAATCTAAAGCTGTTTTTAAAAATACAAATGTTCAAACTCGGAAAATATCAGAGTTAGCAGAAGCAGTAATTGCCCCTACTAGTTCCAAATATGCTGATAGTTTAGGTTCCCCTTTTTCAGATTTGTTCCGTGAATTTTCAATTGAGTTAACAAGATCTAATTCAATATTGTTAATTAATGGTTACGGATTCGGTGATGAACATATAAATGATTTTATTATACAAGCCTTGGGAAGGCCCGATTTTAAGTTGATTGTGTTTTTAAACGAAAATGAACGAAACGCTAAAAATTTTATGATGAAAGTTGGAAATGCAGCCGGTGCAACGTTCATTACAAATTCAAAAAATGGGAAAGACGCTCATTATTTTTCTACCGTCACGAACTTATTAAAATATAATAATCCGTTTGAAAAGGATGATGGCATTGAGAGCAGTAATGATAAGGACATCAATGAAGATGAATAA
- a CDS encoding PASTA domain-containing protein, whose amino-acid sequence MGKSKLLGTLGKLATAALTPTILEEGTKLANDFIDRRKGYVKIPDVTKLDTQEAHEMVDKYNFNHSTVKARANANYANAIPGTIVKVEPKPNALVSPDTFVKLYYVDEPTVEESKQLAQEQAERKSQRKQARKDQVQHAVHATSKVVNNLSKKVHLKKASQSGDDSEDSTK is encoded by the coding sequence ATGGGAAAGTCAAAGTTATTAGGAACGCTTGGTAAGCTGGCAACGGCCGCTCTGACACCAACCATCTTGGAAGAGGGGACTAAGCTCGCCAACGATTTTATTGACCGCCGCAAAGGCTACGTCAAAATTCCTGATGTAACCAAGCTCGATACTCAGGAAGCGCATGAGATGGTGGATAAGTACAATTTCAACCATTCCACGGTGAAGGCCCGTGCTAATGCCAATTATGCCAATGCCATCCCCGGTACCATTGTTAAAGTGGAGCCCAAGCCAAACGCCTTGGTTAGCCCTGATACCTTTGTGAAGCTGTACTACGTTGATGAGCCTACCGTTGAAGAAAGTAAGCAACTAGCCCAGGAACAGGCCGAACGGAAGTCACAGCGGAAACAGGCCAGAAAAGACCAAGTGCAGCATGCAGTTCATGCCACGTCCAAGGTGGTCAATAACCTCTCCAAGAAGGTGCACTTGAAGAAGGCCTCCCAATCCGGGGATGATTCCGAAGATTCAACTAAATAA
- a CDS encoding nucleobase:cation symporter-2 family protein has translation METTNRPLPKLQALLLGLQHVLAMYAGSVLVPLLIGTALHFSTKQLGYLISVDIFCTGLATLLQLKQTPLTGIALPVVLGSSIQAVSPLINIGSTLGWGAMYGATIVAGIFVIIIAGSFARLRAFFPPVVTGSLITVIGLSLIPIAFQNWGGGNLTAPGFGSWQNLLVGFVTALITLLLMKFARGFFKAIAVLLGIILGTIFAAFMGRVTLQPVTEAAWFHLPQPFFLAVPTFSWSASLTMIVIVLTAMVEATGVYFALADLTGQKLTQKSLARGYRAEGVAAVISGIFNTFPYSTFSQNVAVIRLSGVKTKQPIYYAAGLLLILGLLPKFGALATIIPSAVLGGAMMIMFSTIAIQGLQILGKVDLNREGNLLTAGLSIGAGLGVGSVPTFLGQLPEAVKLIFSNGVVMTTIVALVMNLLFNGWPKKSEASEQ, from the coding sequence ATGGAAACTACCAACCGACCCCTGCCAAAGTTACAAGCCCTGCTACTGGGCCTGCAACACGTGCTAGCCATGTACGCTGGCTCTGTCCTGGTCCCCCTCTTAATCGGGACCGCCCTGCACTTCTCAACTAAACAGCTGGGTTACTTAATTTCAGTTGATATTTTCTGTACCGGGCTGGCCACCCTACTCCAACTCAAGCAGACCCCGCTGACCGGAATTGCCCTCCCGGTTGTCCTGGGTTCTTCTATCCAAGCGGTTTCGCCTTTAATTAATATCGGTTCAACCCTGGGTTGGGGCGCTATGTACGGGGCCACCATCGTGGCCGGTATCTTCGTTATCATTATTGCTGGTAGCTTTGCCCGCCTACGGGCCTTTTTCCCACCGGTCGTCACCGGATCTTTGATTACCGTGATTGGGCTTAGCCTGATTCCAATTGCCTTTCAAAACTGGGGTGGCGGCAACCTTACGGCGCCTGGCTTTGGTTCCTGGCAGAACCTCCTAGTTGGCTTTGTCACAGCACTAATCACGCTCTTACTGATGAAATTTGCCCGCGGTTTCTTCAAAGCGATTGCTGTTCTGTTGGGCATCATTCTGGGCACCATTTTTGCCGCTTTCATGGGCCGGGTCACGCTACAACCAGTTACCGAGGCGGCCTGGTTCCACCTCCCCCAACCTTTCTTCTTAGCGGTGCCAACCTTTAGTTGGTCGGCTAGCCTAACCATGATTGTCATCGTTTTAACGGCCATGGTGGAAGCGACCGGGGTCTACTTTGCCCTGGCGGACTTGACCGGCCAAAAGTTAACCCAAAAAAGCTTGGCCCGCGGTTACCGCGCCGAGGGGGTTGCGGCCGTGATTTCTGGGATTTTCAACACCTTCCCCTACTCGACCTTCTCTCAAAATGTGGCGGTTATCCGCCTGTCAGGGGTTAAGACTAAGCAGCCCATCTATTATGCCGCGGGTCTCCTCTTGATTCTAGGACTCCTGCCTAAGTTTGGCGCCCTGGCCACTATTATTCCTAGCGCTGTTCTGGGTGGGGCCATGATGATTATGTTCTCAACGATTGCCATTCAGGGTCTCCAGATTCTGGGCAAGGTTGATTTGAATCGGGAGGGTAACCTACTGACCGCTGGCCTATCCATTGGTGCTGGTCTGGGCGTTGGCTCAGTGCCAACCTTCCTGGGTCAGCTGCCCGAAGCCGTCAAGCTGATTTTTAGTAACGGCGTGGTAATGACCACGATTGTTGCCCTGGTAATGAACCTGCTATTTAACGGCTGGCCCAAGAAATCTGAAGCAAGCGAACAGTAA
- a CDS encoding TMEM175 family protein, which yields MSKARFEAFTDAVIAIVVTIMVLELHVPEHPTFQALFEKAPYFFAYIVSSIFVGTAWYNHHYMTTIVQHISKKIYWLNNFWLFSMSLIPLATGWVGEYINYRDPEIFYLLVFVFWGFTYTLLSKAVYQQLKAEDNQPERIHNMPIYQKLTSYSYIIFLVIVFTLVLIYPPLGIISTLLIVINYAFRTTRDSDQLDN from the coding sequence ATGAGCAAAGCACGTTTTGAAGCGTTTACTGACGCTGTCATCGCCATCGTGGTGACGATTATGGTTTTGGAACTACACGTACCCGAGCACCCTACTTTCCAAGCTTTATTTGAAAAAGCACCCTACTTCTTCGCCTACATCGTTAGTAGTATCTTTGTAGGGACCGCCTGGTACAACCACCACTATATGACGACCATCGTTCAGCATATCTCTAAAAAAATTTACTGGTTAAACAACTTCTGGCTGTTTTCAATGTCACTGATTCCTTTGGCCACTGGCTGGGTTGGTGAATACATCAACTACCGTGATCCCGAGATTTTTTACCTGCTGGTCTTTGTTTTCTGGGGCTTTACCTACACTTTGCTAAGTAAGGCAGTTTATCAGCAACTTAAGGCCGAGGATAACCAACCCGAACGGATTCACAACATGCCAATTTACCAGAAATTGACCAGTTATTCCTATATCATCTTTTTGGTAATCGTCTTCACTCTCGTACTGATTTACCCACCGCTGGGAATTATCTCCACCCTACTAATCGTTATCAACTACGCCTTCCGCACCACACGGGATAGCGACCAACTGGATAACTAA
- a CDS encoding MerR family transcriptional regulator translates to MDKYHSISEISDLSGVTTRTIRFYDQIGLLKPTKISPNGYRRYDQANIDTLEQILYFKNLGFSLDQIKVIISDPGYDVVASLASQEQLVEKEIAAKQELLASLKQAIKSYRGEITMENSSKFKVFKEGQQYEQEATDLYGQDKVSVVKESIGKMSDADAENISALEQDMFAKLDQIKSQGLDVRDDLAQEVFQEHQAYLKALNPNYSKQYHAQLAKLYEADDRFQQYYNNHTQTKAADVLIEIIQEYTK, encoded by the coding sequence ATGGATAAGTATCATTCAATCTCAGAAATATCAGACTTATCTGGCGTTACGACCAGGACCATTCGGTTCTATGATCAAATTGGCCTGTTGAAACCGACCAAGATAAGTCCAAACGGCTACCGACGCTACGACCAGGCAAACATCGATACGCTGGAGCAAATCCTATACTTTAAGAACTTAGGATTTAGCCTGGACCAGATTAAGGTCATTATCAGTGACCCGGGTTATGACGTTGTTGCGTCGTTAGCAAGTCAGGAACAATTAGTCGAAAAGGAAATAGCAGCTAAACAAGAGCTGTTAGCAAGCTTGAAGCAAGCAATTAAATCTTATAGGGGAGAAATTACCATGGAAAATAGCAGCAAGTTTAAGGTCTTCAAGGAAGGCCAGCAGTATGAACAGGAAGCCACTGACCTTTACGGTCAGGATAAGGTGAGTGTCGTGAAGGAAAGTATTGGCAAGATGAGTGACGCTGACGCGGAAAACATCAGCGCTTTAGAGCAAGATATGTTTGCAAAACTAGACCAGATTAAGTCACAGGGATTGGACGTGCGTGATGATTTGGCCCAGGAAGTATTCCAAGAACATCAAGCCTATTTGAAGGCTTTGAACCCAAATTACTCAAAGCAGTACCACGCTCAATTAGCTAAGCTGTACGAAGCCGATGACCGTTTTCAGCAGTATTACAACAATCACACCCAGACTAAGGCGGCTGACGTCCTGATTGAGATTATCCAGGAATACACCAAATAA
- a CDS encoding alpha/beta hydrolase — MNYRVVGTGVPIIFLHGFELDSRSLIPFVEPLFRDLTGYQRIYIDLPGMGASQGDDLESAETVVQQLVVLISSLVKDKFILVGQSYGGYLALTLLEHFEKQLVAAFLIAPMIIGNKQDRHVPAIRNEYVHPHDFKQYSDGFLDIDVIASQAKYKLYQDRVMGPLLDNQSPKLDRFSQSPNYTVRTGIRQKKYNVPITLLLGKYDNVVGYQDQQEIAKLSAQTEFHFLQNAGHNLMIDETDRFLTLFSKFLRERQIN, encoded by the coding sequence ATGAATTACAGAGTAGTGGGGACCGGGGTCCCAATTATTTTTCTGCACGGATTCGAACTAGATAGTCGGTCACTAATACCGTTTGTTGAACCGCTATTTCGTGATTTGACTGGTTACCAGCGGATTTATATTGATTTGCCGGGGATGGGCGCTTCACAAGGGGATGATTTAGAAAGTGCTGAGACCGTTGTTCAACAATTAGTTGTGTTAATTTCCTCCCTGGTTAAGGACAAGTTCATATTAGTCGGTCAGTCCTATGGTGGTTACTTGGCTCTTACACTCCTCGAACACTTTGAAAAGCAACTGGTTGCTGCCTTTTTAATTGCACCGATGATTATCGGTAACAAGCAGGACAGACATGTTCCAGCCATCAGAAACGAATACGTTCACCCGCATGACTTCAAGCAATACTCTGATGGTTTTCTGGATATTGATGTGATTGCCTCACAAGCAAAGTACAAGTTATATCAAGACCGGGTTATGGGACCCCTGCTTGATAATCAGAGCCCAAAATTAGACCGTTTTTCCCAGTCACCGAATTATACGGTGCGCACTGGCATTCGTCAGAAAAAGTACAACGTTCCCATAACCCTCTTATTAGGCAAGTATGACAACGTTGTTGGTTACCAGGACCAGCAAGAGATAGCGAAGTTGAGCGCACAGACCGAGTTCCATTTTTTGCAGAATGCCGGGCATAATCTAATGATTGATGAAACTGACAGGTTCCTAACTTTGTTCAGTAAATTTCTCCGTGAGCGGCAAATCAACTAA
- a CDS encoding branched-chain amino acid aminotransferase yields the protein MTEKMDWDKLDFSYKEMPYRWRAYWKDGKWYKAGLETDPQLPVREAAPIVNYGQGIFEGNKAYGTKDGRVVLFRPDEFGKRMNVGARRMAMPEVPVDEFVRACKEVVKANRDFVPPYGHDGASMFIRPMLLGVGDHVQVSAAEEYLFTIYVTPVGALYKGGLAPHNYVVDDDHDRVAADGTGNIKATANYASTLATAKDVKKAGYDDVLYLDPATHTKVDEFSSANFFAVEKGTNKFVTPKSNTVLPSVTKKSLLWLAKNRLGLEVEEGDVKVDDLNKYAEAGAMGNAAVVSPAGSVTYKDNKHVFYSETEVGPVSQKLYDELSGIQCGDVEAPEGWVVDVDED from the coding sequence ATGACAGAGAAGATGGATTGGGATAAGTTGGATTTTTCATACAAGGAAATGCCATATCGCTGGCGAGCCTACTGGAAAGATGGAAAATGGTATAAGGCTGGTTTGGAAACGGACCCGCAGTTACCAGTGCGGGAAGCGGCCCCCATCGTGAACTATGGCCAGGGTATCTTTGAAGGTAATAAGGCTTACGGTACTAAGGACGGGCGCGTTGTTTTGTTCCGACCGGATGAATTTGGCAAGCGGATGAACGTTGGTGCCCGGCGGATGGCCATGCCAGAGGTACCGGTCGATGAATTTGTCCGGGCCTGTAAGGAAGTGGTGAAGGCCAACCGGGACTTTGTGCCACCATACGGCCATGATGGCGCGTCCATGTTTATCCGGCCTATGCTCCTAGGCGTCGGCGATCACGTCCAGGTGTCAGCGGCCGAGGAATACCTTTTTACTATCTACGTGACGCCGGTTGGTGCGCTCTACAAGGGTGGTTTGGCACCGCACAACTACGTGGTTGATGATGACCATGACCGGGTCGCCGCCGATGGGACTGGGAACATCAAGGCCACGGCCAACTATGCCTCAACCCTGGCGACGGCCAAAGATGTCAAGAAGGCCGGCTATGATGATGTTCTCTACCTGGACCCAGCCACGCATACGAAGGTCGATGAGTTCTCCTCGGCGAACTTCTTTGCGGTTGAGAAGGGGACTAACAAGTTTGTGACGCCAAAATCGAACACGGTTTTGCCTTCTGTCACCAAAAAATCCTTGCTCTGGCTGGCTAAGAACCGGTTAGGTCTAGAAGTTGAAGAGGGCGACGTCAAAGTCGATGACCTGAACAAGTATGCCGAAGCCGGGGCGATGGGGAACGCCGCCGTGGTTTCGCCGGCCGGTTCCGTGACCTACAAGGATAACAAGCACGTCTTTTACTCTGAAACCGAGGTTGGTCCGGTCTCACAAAAGCTTTACGACGAACTATCAGGTATCCAGTGCGGAGACGTTGAAGCTCCTGAAGGCTGGGTCGTTGATGTCGACGAAGACTAA
- a CDS encoding type 1 glutamine amidotransferase domain-containing protein: protein MKKILIVETNTQHYKHTDEPTGLWLGESTEFVDELNQAGIPYDFVSPRGGFVPLDPRSMKYVDHNIMQVYEDPDFIKRGMTATLKPSDVTPDDYVGIYYTGGHGVMWDFPDNSDLQRIALQIYQNDGYLMSVCHGIAGLLNIKNDAGDYVIKNKNVTGFTKSEEILAGKLKVVPFLNKEVAEAHGAQFKQARFYKEFAIQDGHLITGQNPFSVRAVAKLFLQQLTDDK from the coding sequence ATGAAAAAGATCTTGATTGTCGAAACTAATACTCAGCACTATAAGCACACTGATGAACCTACCGGACTATGGCTGGGCGAAAGCACTGAATTTGTGGATGAGCTGAATCAGGCTGGCATTCCATATGATTTTGTTAGTCCACGTGGCGGCTTCGTGCCCTTAGACCCTAGAAGTATGAAGTATGTTGATCACAATATCATGCAGGTTTATGAGGACCCTGACTTTATTAAGCGCGGTATGACCGCTACACTTAAGCCTAGTGATGTCACACCTGACGACTATGTTGGCATATACTACACGGGTGGCCATGGTGTGATGTGGGATTTTCCTGATAATTCGGACTTGCAAAGAATTGCCCTGCAAATCTACCAAAACGACGGCTATCTGATGTCTGTCTGCCACGGCATTGCTGGGCTGCTGAACATAAAAAACGATGCTGGTGATTATGTCATCAAAAATAAGAACGTTACTGGCTTTACAAAGAGTGAAGAGATTTTAGCTGGCAAACTGAAAGTCGTACCCTTCTTAAATAAGGAAGTCGCTGAGGCCCATGGAGCCCAATTTAAGCAGGCCCGTTTCTACAAAGAGTTTGCCATTCAAGATGGCCACCTGATTACTGGACAGAACCCGTTCTCAGTTCGGGCCGTAGCTAAACTCTTCCTACAGCAGCTAACAGATGATAAATAA
- a CDS encoding YrdB family protein — translation MKPINDTIRFLVEVASVILLIVAGLAFGNLPAKIIFAGVVPLVLVAIWSIFMAPKSDKRLPEVQRLLIEILFFGYTAVMTWFMISKPVAIIYLVVAVINTYFDHKL, via the coding sequence ATGAAACCCATTAACGACACAATCCGCTTCCTCGTTGAGGTTGCTTCAGTCATCCTGCTAATCGTAGCTGGCCTGGCCTTCGGCAACCTTCCCGCGAAAATCATCTTTGCTGGCGTAGTTCCATTGGTGCTGGTGGCCATCTGGAGCATCTTCATGGCACCCAAGTCTGATAAACGACTACCAGAGGTACAGCGGCTCCTAATTGAGATTCTATTCTTTGGTTACACCGCCGTTATGACTTGGTTCATGATTTCAAAACCCGTCGCTATCATTTATTTGGTTGTAGCAGTCATTAATACCTATTTTGATCATAAATTATAA